One genomic region from Lebetimonas sp. JH292 encodes:
- the ppk2 gene encoding polyphosphate kinase 2, with amino-acid sequence MKTIMQSLEELKKNIENPELKTKINLVEDAFRKLRTKSGLSGLVKKKKLRKILKTVEYEEELIKLQIELIKLQNWVFENKKRVMIIFEGRDAAGKGGAIKRFAEHLNPRKYRVVALPKPTEVESGQFYFQRYFRHLPDPGEIAFFDRSWYNRAIVEPVFGFCTKEQYEKFIREVPEMENALIDDGIILIKFWFSISKETQKRRFEERMRNPLKQWKLSPVDKKAQELWDQITYYKEEMFSKTHTSYSPWIIVNSNDKKTARLESIRYVLSQIPYEGKEKAKVSLHPDPDIVQRYHRKNIQLD; translated from the coding sequence ATGAAAACGATAATGCAGAGTTTAGAAGAGCTTAAAAAAAATATTGAAAATCCGGAATTAAAAACAAAAATAAATTTGGTTGAAGATGCATTTAGAAAATTAAGGACAAAATCCGGTCTAAGTGGGCTGGTTAAAAAGAAAAAATTAAGAAAAATTTTAAAAACAGTTGAATATGAAGAGGAATTAATAAAATTACAAATAGAACTGATTAAACTTCAAAACTGGGTTTTTGAAAATAAAAAAAGAGTTATGATTATTTTTGAAGGAAGGGACGCCGCAGGAAAAGGCGGAGCTATTAAAAGATTTGCCGAGCATTTAAATCCAAGAAAATACAGGGTTGTGGCTCTTCCAAAACCTACAGAAGTTGAATCGGGGCAGTTTTATTTTCAAAGATATTTCAGACATTTGCCAGATCCCGGTGAAATAGCTTTTTTTGACAGAAGCTGGTATAACAGGGCGATTGTTGAGCCTGTTTTCGGATTTTGTACAAAAGAGCAGTATGAAAAATTCATCAGAGAAGTCCCGGAAATGGAAAATGCCCTAATAGATGACGGAATAATATTAATTAAATTCTGGTTTTCTATTTCAAAAGAAACCCAAAAAAGAAGATTTGAAGAGAGAATGAGGAATCCTTTAAAACAGTGGAAACTCTCACCTGTTGATAAAAAAGCCCAGGAGCTTTGGGATCAGATAACATATTATAAAGAGGAGATGTTTTCCAAAACACATACCAGCTATTCACCTTGGATTATTGTAAATTCCAATGATAAAAAAACCGCAAGGTTAGAAAGTATCAGATATGTGCTTTCCCAGATCCCTTATGAAGGTAAAGAAAAGGCAAAAGTTTCACTCCATCCCGACCCGGATATAGTCCAAAGGTATCACAGAAAAAATATTCAATTG